One Calditrichota bacterium genomic window, GCCGTGAAGGCCATGGTTCAAATTTTTGGTTTACAATTCCATTTAAGGTTAATGTCGAAAACAAGCAGTTAATAGAGAAAACTGAAAAAGAAAACTCTTTAAATATTATTTCAGGATTACATATTCTTTTGGTTGAAGATAATCTGATCAATCAAAAGGTGGCAAAAAGGCTTTTAACCAATAACAGTTTTAAAGTTGATGTTGCTAATAATGGCCAGCAAGCTGTTGACATGTTTATTGAAAAAAAGTATGATCTAATATTGATGGATTTACAAATGCCGGTAATGGATGGCTTAACTGCATCAAGAAAAATACGCGAATTCGATGATGATATTCCAATTATTGCTTTAACTGCAAATGCCATGAAGGGCGATGAAGAGATGTGCCTTGAAGCTGGAATGAACGGATATACTACAAAGCCAATTAAAAAAAATGAACTGTTTGACATTATAAATAATCTCACCTTTAAAGAAATAGAGTTAGAACTTTAAATTGTGTTTCTGCTCATTTTTTTCCTTATTTACTTCTGCCATATTTAATTTTTTTTCATCTAAGATTTTTGATTGAAATAATTTCAGTCAAAATGTGTTTATAGTTATAACTTTTAAAATAATTATTTAGGAGAAGTTTATGAGAGCATTGGGCACATATTTGTTTACAGGTATGATTATTATTTTAAGTTCTTGCAGCACCGAAACAGGGGTTGAACCTGAAGAGAAAAAAGTAAATCCTGTTAAATCCACATACTCATCTATTAGTACCCAAATTTTTGATCAACGTTGTTCATGTCATCACAGCGGCCAAACACCCGGACTACAAAGCTCCACAGCTTATACCAATATTATAGGTGTTTCAAATTTCGCCAATACAATGAACTATATTGAACCAGGAAAACCGGACAGCAGTTATTTATTCCAAAAAATTATAGAAAGCGGTAATATAAGCGGCTCACGGATGCCTCGCGATGGAGCAACAACCGGTCACCTTTCACAGGTTGAGCTGGATTCTATTCGCACCTGGATTGAAAATGGCGCACTTAATAATTAGAAAATTGTATTTCACCAAGGAGAAAAAATGATCCTAAAAATTCATAGAATTATTTTTATGTTAATTCTATTTTCAGGATTAATTACTGCCGGTGATTGGCAGGTGGATAAAGATGCAAAGAACAGCGTTGTTTTTATGTCCAGCACAACTTTACTGGATTTTGAAGGAAAAACATCTGATATCGATGGCTATCTTTTTTGGAAAGGCGAGGAAATTTTTGCTGATGGTAATGAACTCTATTTTGAAATATTGTTAAATACATTTAGCACAGGAATTGGTAAAAGAGACCGTGATATGCGTGATGATATTTTGGAAACAAAAAAATATCCATATTCCTCATTTAAAGCCAAAATAACAAAATCGGAAAAAAAAGATGAAGCATATCATGTATTGGTTAAAGGCGAGATGATTTTACACGGACAAAAAAAAGAAATGGAAATACCCGGTGTAATTACCATTAAAGATGGTCTTATGAATATCAAAACAAGTTTCACAATTTTTTTAGACGACTTTAAAATTGCAGCCCCCAGTTTAATTGCTTTTATTAAAGTTGCCAACGAAATAAAGCTGGAATTGGATTTTAATCTGCGTGAAATAAAATTAAATTTGTAATTTTTAGTAATAAGGAAAAATATGAGAAAGTTATTATTGGTTTATTTATTAACCGGTATATTTAGTTGTGCTTTTGCCGGTGATTGGCAGGTTGATAGTAAGGCAAAAAATAGTATTGTTTTTAACTCCAGCACAACGTTGTTGGATTTTGAAGGTAAAACAGAAAATATCGATGGATATATTTATTGGGAAGGTGAAAAAGTTTTTGGAGAAAAAAACGAACTCTATTTTGAAGTTCAATTAAATACTTTTGATACAGGAAATGGTAAGCGGGACAGGGACATGCGTAATGATGTTTTACATACAAAAAGCTACCCCGTGGTATCTTTTAAAGGTAACTTTATTAAAGTTGAAAATTCCGGTAGTCATTACAAAGTAATAGTAAAAGGGCAGATGGACCTGCATGGGAAAAAACAAGAAATGGAAATACCCGGGACAATTGAAATGATGGAAAGTAAAATGAATCTTAAAAGCAGTTTTAGCATTTTTCTAAAAGATTATAATATTGAGGCGCCCAGCCTTGCGGCTTTTATAAAAGTAGCAGAAGAAATAAAACTTGATCTGGATTTTAATCTGAAAAAACTTGAAAATGAATAAATGTTTAGTTGGCAAGATTTAACAAGAACATACCAAAGGAGTGATCGTGTTAAAAAATATTATGGTTTTATTTATACTTGTACCTTTTATGGTTTCAGCCCAATCGCGCTGGAAGAGAAGTGAGGCTGTAAAAAAAATAGATATTGAGCTTTTTCATTCAACTCAAACTGCAAACCTGCCAACAACCGAAACCCTTAAAAAGGGCGATTTTATGTACGAAATCTCCCATCGCTTTGGTAAGATTTCTGATGGCTATGACGCATTATATGGTTTTGATGGACCTGTTTCCATGCGTACTGCACTTAGCTATGGAGTTACCGATCATTTTATGATAACTGCTGGCCGAAGTGGTACTTTTGATAATCTTGAACTTCGTGGGAAATACAAACTATGGCAATTGGAAAGTAAAACAATGCCATCAGTTTTCGCCTTTCGTGCCGGGCTGGCGATCAATACAAATGATGGGCAGTTTGATGCATTTGATGCGGATTATACCCAGTATTTTGCACAGCTTGTTTACAATATAATGTTCCTGGACAAGAAGCTTGGAGTAGGTATTGTCCCTTCCTATGTTTATAACAGCTATATTTTTGCTAAACAAAATAACCTTGATACAAAGTATTCTTTTACTCTTGGAACATACTATCAATATTATTTTAGCAGGCTTTTCAGCCTTTGGGCAGAGTTTAGTCCGGTTATTGGTGGTTGGCAGGGTTCGATTGCAGCAAATCCTCTTAAAGAATTTAGGTCATATAATACAATTGCGGTAGGTGGCGCTATTGAAACGGGTGGTCATGTATTTCATTTATTTGTCACAAACAGCAACCGTTTAAATACAACACAATATCTTGTTGGCTCCGATGCGGAAACAGATAAAGATGCATGGAAACTTGGGTTTGGTATTACCCGCGAGTTATAAGATGTGATAAGCATTTTTTAACCACAGATTATCTTTTTAATGCTTGTGCCCAGGATTTGTGTAAGGCTGGTTTTGCATCTTTGCATATAAAAACCGCTAAACCACGTTCTCGCGCAAACGGATTTGTTATCCTACCTGCAATATCCACATCATTAAAATAGTTTTCAACAGTGTTCAAGTTTCCACCAACCCAGAAAACAACTTTTGCATCAATTTTTTCCGGTGCCCAGGGTAAATAATTAGAACTCATTGAAACTGCTTTGGGTAAACCATATTGATTGCCATAAAAATCTACACATCCGGAATCGCCATAATTTTCACCATAAATTATACAGCTTTGTTTTTCAGCATCAGTAAGCTGGTTGTAAGAAAACTGTACAATATCTGCTACTTCATTCCAGCCTAGTTGATCTGCATAATCCTGTGGCAGATCATAAATACGTCCATCTTCCCAGCGCAACAGTGCATCAAATCCTGCATCTTTTGTCAACTGGCCGTAGTAAAGCATTCCACTTAATGGTAACACCGGCAAACTATGCGGAAGAACAGGGATAAACAATAAAACTGTAATAGCAGGAAATGCAATC contains:
- a CDS encoding YceI family protein → MILKIHRIIFMLILFSGLITAGDWQVDKDAKNSVVFMSSTTLLDFEGKTSDIDGYLFWKGEEIFADGNELYFEILLNTFSTGIGKRDRDMRDDILETKKYPYSSFKAKITKSEKKDEAYHVLVKGEMILHGQKKEMEIPGVITIKDGLMNIKTSFTIFLDDFKIAAPSLIAFIKVANEIKLELDFNLREIKLNL
- a CDS encoding YceI family protein, whose translation is MRKLLLVYLLTGIFSCAFAGDWQVDSKAKNSIVFNSSTTLLDFEGKTENIDGYIYWEGEKVFGEKNELYFEVQLNTFDTGNGKRDRDMRNDVLHTKSYPVVSFKGNFIKVENSGSHYKVIVKGQMDLHGKKQEMEIPGTIEMMESKMNLKSSFSIFLKDYNIEAPSLAAFIKVAEEIKLDLDFNLKKLENE